A window of the Besnoitia besnoiti strain Bb-Ger1 chromosome VI, whole genome shotgun sequence genome harbors these coding sequences:
- a CDS encoding hypothetical protein (encoded by transcript BESB_065540) — protein sequence MRGKASAASPGPSFPPSAPHQTPTGASAAAPVSRVATLLEAYDAGQLSASAVLRALLRLLSSPCSASVAGKRRGFGRACDRILRGFSVEAEATALEPAKTQNSEKTQKFHKPPKQNEAHAAGTDDPRKARERICVMCAAVDVWLEKAQEFLLLMGTEKNAKSGESGLLTSSLGGRGKHGGNGGVEGSRAAKRRRRKRDRAERESETLALGSAKDDDDEEDEETGEGAERDSRAEGSNVYQQIQALVKHLDALTHAIANRAREEANRDQLCLPTLMSLVRLLHRLALLALFHPSAGLLPSTVVHSAPACLAASSSASLLVEFFPSLRRVLRDSVAAVLDVLALPPPTGAFATVEEERRTELKTACADMLHNVLHQPASLSLFASSLVSLAASLRARGFDLAFDADENVAFYGRAILCRLSWIFRLSSSSASSLSGVSSAAGASPLPAVSGSAAASAKDEKHERLLLSFETVFEQTFAVCDGLRGLWHASLDASAAAERKRQDAPEAHRGRETALTAGDRQVARERDFKRSARAIELLRDLLLFGSGQPIPKEGALGVPLAPFEREGGRYLILNVAPCVDLLLAFLDGALFVFRERAQTYLGRLDEDGSEVDDAEAAVSEEGGQEEAKSEDDRATVASTRPGGKARRDNRDASRGGPQRGGDRGGDRGDGAQGGKNKGKKRRDEERQRKASCRRAESEDEEDERTEDEDAESLSGARDETDSRDALLSATGERDAVRESQVTALIHQYERKGDSTSPDVEHIFTAAVECMQVLLDVAGDAGVTASVDGFASLATRLLQPSSIDLFPSVLAARFSGVMLSFLRSLFTAAPFLFPPLADSAFGWAARVFDALGAPLSLEASASSRRGGEPSLTAFSTLPLLPSSAEASTHRTKTAKRLRLVELCRAIYAFPFFQLGQLTGSQQPAAWGGAAEQSKRRAANTDNARGDDVTSVDGRDKRRKRRRGGAQEASTGGIIFGQGSMLQDEDGLRLLLHIWQDNCRLLAMLIETEASRSLRGELFLTRVRGATDGLCLDILLRLDCLVESWRRSLWMGAFSTGSALPCSAWSAGDDSRLSALVAAVDEVKNCLTLRQAACGPSLRLSQPQGQRGTRIPEKLAAYFWQGASPMSFINEEGQSGSGSSLVGVYEEAMRTRLILGAIEASAEAYRQVRKTAERSAGRPGARREKAPDRGREEETGDEETETEENAGDSHESTAEERHPGVQRADEVDYEREETVRAGDDQAAENREGKEDNGEGSKVGGNEQHETPLSEQHQTESQEEDGQESGISSGPNDEEDAEDSESEEMAALMERIRQAEGNSDNMQRGA from the exons ATGCGCGggaaggcctccgcggcttcgcccggcccttcttttccgccctctgcgcctcatCAGACTCCCAccggcgcttctgcggcagcgccggtCTCGCGAGTCGCCACTTTGCTCGAGGCGTACGACGCTGGACagctgtctgcgtctgccgtcctccgcgcgttgcttcgcctgctgtcttctccctgcagcgcctctgtcgctggAAAGAGGCGCGGCTTCGGTCGCGCGTGTGACAGGATCCTGAGGGGCTTTagcgtggaggcggaggccacCGCTCTCgagccggcgaagacgcagaattcagagaagacgcagaaatTCCACAAGCCTCCCAAGCAGAatgaggcgcatgcagcgggcACGGACGACCccaggaaggcgcgcgagcgcatcTGCGTTATGTGCGCAGCTGTAGACGTGTGGCTCGAGAAGGCACAGGAGTTTCTGCTGCTCATGGGGACGGAGAAGAACGCAAAGAGCGGCGAGTCTGGACTGCTCACCTCCTCGCtaggggggcgggggaagCATGGCGGCAacggcggcgtcgagggcAGCCGAGCTGCcaagcgaagaaggcgtaagcgagacagagccgagcgcgagagcgagactctcgcgctcggctctgcgaaggacgacgacgacgaagaggacgaggagacaggtgaaggcgccgagagggACTCACGCGCCGAAGGAAGCAACGTGTACCAGCAAATACAGGCCCTCGTGAAGCACCTCGACGCACTCACGCACGCGATTGCCAACAGGgctcgagaggaggcgaaccgAGACCAG CTCTGCCTGCCGACGCTGATGTCCCTCGTTCGCCTGCTTCAccgtctcgctcttctcgcgctgttTCACCCCTCTGCGGGCCTGCTGCCCTCCACGGTCGTGCATTCTGCAcccgcctgcctcgctgcgtccagctccgcctcgctgctcgtTGAGTTCTTCcccagcctccgccgcgtgctgcgcgacagcgtcgccgccgtgcTGGACgtcctcgcgcttccgccgcctaCTGGAGCCTTCGCCACTGTtgaggaggagcggcggaCGGAGCTGAAG actgcatgcgcagacatGCTCCACAACGTGCTGCATCAACCCGCgagtctctccctcttcgcgtcgtcgctcgtctctctcgcggcgtctctccgtgcgcgcggcttcgaCCTCGCCTTTGACGCAGATGAAAATGTGGCGTTT TACGGTCGCGCCATTCTCTGTCGCCTGTCATGGATTTTCCGtctttcgtcgtcttcggcctcgtcgctATCCGGggtctcgtctgcggcgggcgcctcgcccctgcCGGCGGTTTCTggctccgcagcggcctctgcgaagGACGAGAAGCACGAGCGCTTGCTGCTCTCTTTCGAGACAGTTTTTGAGCAGACGTTCGCTGTGTGTGACGGCCTCCGTGGGCTCTGGCACGCCTCGCtcgacgcgtctgcggccgccgagcggAAGAGACAGGACGCGCCCGAAGCCCACAGGGGACGCGAGACGGCGTTGACGGCGGGCGACAGACAAGTGGCTCGAGAGCGAGACTTCAAGCGCAGTGCGCGCGCGATTGAGCTGCTCAGAGACCTTCTTCTGTTTG GCAGCGGACAGCCGATTCCGAAGGAGGGAGCTCTGGGCgtgccgctcgcgcccttcGAGCGGGAAGGCGGACGCTATCTCATTCTCAACGTGGCGCCCTGCGTCGACCTGCTGCTGGCGTTCCTCGACGGCGCTTTGTTTGTCTTCCGCGAGCGCGCACAAACCTACCTCGGCCGGCTCGACGAGGACGGCAGCGAGGTAGACGATGCCGAAGCGGCGGtgagcgaggagggaggacaggaggaagcgaagagcgAAGATGACCGCGCGACGGTCGCGAGCACGCGCCCAGGCGGCAAGGCTCGCAGAGACAACCGGGACGCATCGCGAGGAGGACcgcagcggggcggcgaCCGGGGCGGCGACCGGGGGGatggcgcgcagggcggaaAGAacaaggggaagaagaggagggacgaggagaggcagcggaaggcatcctgcaggcgcgcggagtcggaggacgaagaagacgaacggaccgaagacgaggacgctGAATCTTTGtcgggcgcgagagacgagaccGACTCTCGGGACGCGCTGCTATCCGCGACcggagaaagagacgctGTCCGCGAGTCTCAAGTCACCGCTTTGATTCACCAGTACGAACGTAAAGGCGACTCGACCAGTCCTGACGTGGAACACATCTTCACTGCAGCCGTCGAATGCATGCAAGTTCTGCTCGAcgtcgcgggagacgcggggGTCACGGCCAGCGTCGAtggcttcgcctccctcgccacGCGGCTGCTCCA gccttcTAGCATCGATCTCTTTCCGTCGGTGCTAGCTGCTCGTTTCTCCGGTGTCATGTTATCGTTTCTGCGCTCTCTCTTCACGGCGGCGCCATTCCTTTTTCCGCCGCTGGCTGACTCCGCATTTGggtgggcggcgcgcgtctttgACGCGCTGGGagctccgctgtctctcgaggcgtcggcgtcgtcgcgtcgaggaggcgaaccCTCCCTCACTGCTTTCTCGAcactgccgctgctgccgtcgtcggcggagGCCAGCACGCACCGGACCAAAACGGCCAAGAGGCTGCGTCTCGTTGAGCTCTGCCGAGCGATCTACGCCTTCCCCTTCTTCCAGCTGGGTCAGCTAACGGGGTCGCAGCAGCCCGCGGcctggggcggcgccgccgagcagagcaaacggcgagcggcgaacaCCGATAATGCTCGAGGCGACGACGTCACCAGCGTAGACGGGCGTGACAAACGGCgcaagagaaggcgcggaggcgcgcaggaagCCTCGACCGGTGGCATCATTTTTGGGCAGG GCTCGATGCTCCAGGATGAAgacggcctccgccttctgcttcaCATCTGGCAAGACAACTGCAGGCTTCTCGCAATGCTCATTGAGACAGAAG cctcgcgctctcttcgcggcgagctCTTCCTTACCCGCGTGCGGGGAGCTACCGATGGCCTGTGTCTGGACATTCTTCTCAG GCTAGACTGTCTCGTCGAGAGCTGGCGTCGCAGTTTGTGGATGGGTGCTTTTTCGACGGGCTCTGCTCTTCCATGTTCGGCGTGGTCCGCCGGTGACGACAGCCGGCTGTCTGCTCTGGTGGCAGCGGTGGACGAAGTGAAGAACTGTTTGACTCTGCGCCAAGCTGCATGCGGTCCGAGTCTGAGGTTGTCCCAGCCTCAGGGGCAACGGGGCACACGCATTCCTGAGAAACTCGCTGCTTACTTCTGGCAAGGTGCCTCCCCAATGTCTTTCATCAATGAGGAGGGACAGAGTGGCAGCGGCTCCAGTTTGGTGGGCGTGTATGAGGAGGCAATGCGCACGCGGCTGATCCTCGGAGCCATCGAGGCGAGTGCAGAAGCGTACAGGCAGGTGAGGAAGACAGCAGAGCGGAGCGCGGGTCGGCCGGGCGCGCGACGTGAGAAGGCGCCGGACCGAGGCCGTGAGGAAGAGACAggggacgaagagacagaaactGAAGAAAATGCAGGAGACAGTCACGAGTCCACagcggaagagagacaccCGGGTGTCCAACGCGCCGACGAGGTGGACTACGAACGAGAAGAAACGGTGCGGGCGGGGGACGACCAGGCCGCTGAAAACCGGGAAGGTAAGGAGGACAACGGAGAGGGAAGCAAGGTGGGAGGGAACGAGCAACACGAAACGCCCCTCAGTGAACAACACCAGACCGAGTCTCAAGAAGAAGACGGTCAGGAGAGTGGAATCTCAAGCGGGCCTAACGACGAGGAAGAtgcagaggacagcgagagcgaggagatgGCTGCACTTATGGAACGCATTCGACAGGCAGAAGGTAACTCGGACAACATGCAGAGGGGTGCATAA
- a CDS encoding hypothetical protein (encoded by transcript BESB_065550): MAGAARKARDHIRGALDAGDNKQAARLASQSLLKKSKAASEEASALGFKALRAIALARDGQEKDAATLAREVDRAAEKDEETARLCSVVFKELREIYYLPPSRIEAREYPPLEETEEVAAFLDALAASNTGHFDRLLPAALRLFSRFKKPRYLQWALACMLLHEMSASSKATWALAAKLLAKLPALEASPVDSRFPPKVMSTPKGCCDRRDSYASFILRLSVLRQNGQHTDALELLAAHKDLCLYPLEELALRLQLLLEDGQLLEAFRVSEAMLEQQPSNSTFAENCIRLGLSLEADAEEPEKANFLDPWRRKWEADKSTSFNAGEALLALHRLRAVRPLCLSRVSEAWTETCLEEAWTDQARDACITEVFSFVTAHGHDARCFFSLRRLLSCLPSTMREACLRTLEPLRAPWQVDLETLLAAAEEARAKDTQDADAKTQARQRLSQLEKSLSRFICLEKLLHALGRNLAVSSESAAAVNAWIQLSSSFYNAAPERSQAADDLILLAVDVLLAFDEHACRRGGLLRCAAQENGEADAHPEENGDASRPSDPLVQRRFFFAALTLLSMVTACRDPLASSLPASSASSSSSSPSHRVLLQWLTGCVGLIERSRSLFVSSLDVKNVMLYSLGHPLLLPLSDYGLSAEFLALAKRLQECNEENITSLSDALTASFEEGTYAALPDFVAIRSFTSSSMLASLADQDMLLHQSLASSAVPSLSLQQYAYLLSCRDGHSLSVSPSALPSLLRLFRAARCAEGVGATGYAADLTALGLSFVGRSGEEAELKNARLALLPLDKETVVVNLSIPSFSAARVRDLSDPVQRSLALHYAKKEKTQQGDNGVPFLSAEHSLQLATLSSQTLVRPWTPVAPARLVGAEALETLPRTLPAEVLRRLQAEDDARASSPVGAKREGECEGECDSLTRYMLQALYGVTWTDETSAKGNAIWGSSAVRASRATLLVARLVEGVPQRMRLRRLTHLALLPPSLSSSSSSLASVCRSLRAELLAVLLPAPPLSASSPASAPLGACWPSMSVALPTAAAHDALGRDRAEFLVRVWLQAVDLLEASYDPRRLNRKQAKKRQSEKGRDEEEQNTECNTFMSHLETFVRDSSGLFSGSLSSIRAGFDAFLEAGRAKRHGAASGGRGHSATNDKKAGQRRDALDGGNNETLVGPQVLPVWDAFYALASFAAFPLALAAAAVRNFLTVGGGRGEGTPTRQAVLKKVAALVVDIEETQTQVKLLLRAAKDAEAGGSEEEGPSPVWANAHVVLSGETDQVIRFPFTQTKAFASAARMLARDAVVSYVQILSSISKALASRRAWLHEAASSVPQ, translated from the exons atggcgggagccgcgcggaAAGCCCGCGATCACATTCGGGGCGCCCTCGACGCGGGGGACAACAAgcaggctgcgcgcctcgcctcgcagagTCTGCTAAAGAAATCGAAGGCGGCGTCCGAAGAGGCCTCCGCCCTGGGCTTCAAGGCACTCAGAGCCATTGCTCTCGCAAGAGATG GCCAAGAGAAGGATGCCGCCACGTTGGCGCGAGAGGTGGATAGAGCGGCTgagaaggacgaggagacTGCCCGACTTTGCTCAGTCGTCTTTAAGGAACTGCGAGAAATCT ATTACCTGCCGCCCTCTCGCATCGAGGCGCGGGAGTATCCGCCGCTCGAGGAGACCGAAGAAGTCGCGGCGTTCTTGGATGCACTCGCCGCCTCGAACACAGGCCACTTTGACAGGCTCCTtcccgccgccctgcggctCTTCAGCCGCTTCAAGAAGCCTCGGTATCTCCAGTGGGCGCTAGCCTGTATGCTGCTGCAT GAGATGTCTGCAAGCTCGAAGGCGACATGGGCACTCGCGGCGAAGCTTCTCGCAAAGTTGCCGGCGCTCGAGGCCTCTCCTGTAGATTCGCGATTTCCTCCGAAGGTCATGAGCACGCCAAAAGGCTGCTGCGACAGACGGGACTCATACGCGA GCTTTATTTTGCGGCTCTCCGTGCTGCGCCAAAACGGCCAGCACACCGACGCACTAG AGCTCCTCGCTGCTCACAAAGATCTCTGCCTCTATCCCTTGGAAGAactcgcgctgcggctccagTTGCTTCTCGAG GACGGtcagctgctggaggcgtTCCGGGTGTCGGAGGCGATGCTCGAACAACA GCCGTCTAATTCGACGTTTGCTGAGAATTGCATCAGGCTGGGGCTCAGCCTTgaggccgacgcggaggaaccGGAGAAAGCAAACTTCTTGGATCCGTGGAGGAGGAAGTGGGAGGCGGACAAATCCACCTC CTTCAACGCGGGCGAGGCTCTGCTCGCGCTTCACCGCCTCCGAGCTGTTCGCCCTCTGTGCCTCTCGCGGGTCTCTGAAGCTTGGACCG AGACCTGTCTCGAAGAAGCATGGACCGAccaggcgcgagacgcgtgCATCACGGAAGTCTTCAG CTTCGTGACTGCCCACGGACATGACGCCCGATGCTTCTTCAGCCTTCGTCGATTGCTCAGTTGCCTC CCATCGACTATGAGAGAAGCGTGTCTGCGAACCCTAGAGCCGCTTCGTGCGCCGTGGCAGGTAGACCTGGAGACGCTGTTGGCGGcagccgaagaggcgcgggCTAAGGATAcgcaggacgcggacgcgaagaCGCAAGCGAGGCAGCGTCTCTCGCAACTCGAGAAAAGCTTGAGCAGGTTCATCTGCCTCGAGAAACTCCTGCACG CCCTGGGTCGCAacctcgctgtctcctccgagAGTGCAGCGGCAGTGAACGCGTGGATTCAGCTGAGTTCCTCCTTCTACAAC GCTGCGCCGGAGAGGAGTCAAGCAGCTGACGATTTGATTCTCCTCGCGGTGGATGTGCTCCTGGCGTTCGATGAACACGcatgccggcgcggcgggcttcTCCGCTGTGCAGCGCAGgagaacggcgaggcggacgcgcatCCGGAAGAGAATGGGGATGCGTCGAGGCCATCGGACCCGCTTGTACAGAGGCggttcttcttcgcggcgctcaccCTGCTGTCGATG GTCACCGCGTGTCGTGACCCCCTTGCCTCTTCGCTCCcggcctcgtctgcttcgtcgtcctcgtcctctccgtcgcacCGCGTTTTGCTTCAGTGGTTGACAGGCTGCGTTGGGTTGATTGAGCGGAGCCGCAGTCTGTTTGTTTCGTCGCTGGATGTGAAGAACGTCATGCTGTATTCCCTGGGTCACCCGCTCTTGCTGCCGCTTTCGGACTACGGCTTGTCTGCCGAGTTCCTCGCCCTGGCAAAGCGCCTCCAAGAATGCAACGAAGAGAACATAACTTCGCTCTCCGACGCACTCACAGCGTCTTTCGAGGAAGGCACGTACGCGGCTCTCCCCGATTTCGTCGCGATTCGGTCCTTCACCTCGTCCTCCATGCTCGCGTCCCTCGCCGACCAAGACATGCTGCTCCACCAGTCTTTGGCTTCGTCTGCTGtcccttcgctctcgctgcagcagtACGCATATCTGCTATCCTGCAGAGACGGCCATTCGCTCTCGGTCTCCCCTTCGGCTCtcccgtcgctgctgcggctgttccgggctgcgcgctgcgcagaaggcgtcggcgccacAGGCTACGCCGCCGACTTGACCGCGCTGGGCCTCTCGTTCGtaggccgcagcggcgaggaggcagagctGAAAAACGCGAGACTCGCTCTGCTCCCCCTCGACAAAGAGACAGTTGTGGTCAACCTCTCCATcccctccttctccgcggcgcgtgtcCGCGACCTCAGCGACCCAGTTCAACGCTCACTCGCGCTCCACTACGCCAAGAAGGAAAAGACGCAACAAGGCGACAACGGCGTCCCCTTCCTGTCCGCAGAGCATAGTCTGCAGCTAGCGACGCTATCAAGCCAAAC ACTGGTCAGGCCGTGGACGCCagtggcgccggcgcgccttgttggcgcagaggcgctggagacgcTGCCTCGCACTCTCCCCGCAGAGGTGCTTCGGCGCCTCCaagccgaagacgacgcgcgggcgtcctcgcccgtcggcgcgaagcgcgagggcgagtgcGAGGGCGAGTGCGACAGCTTAACGCGATACATGCTGCAGGCTCTGTACGGCGTCACGTGGACAGACGAAACGAGCGCGAAGGGCAACGCGATCtggggcagcagcgccgtgaGGGCTAGCCGAGCGACGCTCCTCGTGGCGCGGCTGGTCGAGGGCGTCCCGCAGCGAATGCG tctgcgtcgcttgacgcacctcgcgctgctgccgccttcactctcctcgtcctcttcgtctctcgcttccgTCTGCCGGAGCTTGAGGGCAGAGCTCTTGGCAgtgctgctgcctgcgcctccgctttctgcgtcgtctcctgcCTCGGCTCCTCTGGGCGCCTGCTGGCCGTCTATGAGCGTGGCGCTGCCgacggctgctgcgcacgaCGCGCTGGGGCGGGACCGCGCGGAGTTTTTGGTGCGCGTGTGGCTTCAGGCGGTGGATTTACTTGAGGCGTCCTACGATCCGCGTCGCCTAAACCGCAAGCAG GCAAAAAAGAGGCAGTCCGAGAAGGgccgagacgaggaagaacaAAATACGGAATGCAACACATTTATGTCGCATCTCGAGACCTTCGTACGCGATTCTTCGG GGCTTTTCTCCGGCTCCCTGAGTTCTATCCGGGCCGGCTTCGACGCCTTTTTGGAAGCAGGGCGAGCGAAAAGACACGGCGCGGCTTCTGGTGGCCGTGGACACAGTGCAACGAACGACAAGAAGGCGGGGCAACGTCGAGACGCGCTAGACGGCGGAAACAACGAAACACTCGTGGGGCCGCAGGTGCTCCCTGTATGGGACGCGTTCTATGCTCTCGCGTCCTTCGCAGCGTtcccgctcgccctcgcggcggcggcagtccGGAATTTCCTG ACTGTaggaggcggtcgcggcgagggcaCGCCCACGCGGCAAGCTGTCTTGAAGAAGGTTGCGGCTCTCGTTGTCGATATCGAAGAGACACAGACCCAG GTCAAACTCCTTCTCAGAGCGGCAAAAGATGCGGAAGCGGGCGGCAGTGAGGAAGAGGGCCCCAGTCCCGTTTGGGCGAACGCGCACGTCGTGTTGAGCGGAGAAACAGATCAGGTTATTCGCTTCCCGTTTACGCAAACTAAG GCGTTTGCCTCGGCCGCTCGCATGCTCGCAAGAGATGCCGTTGTATCCTACGTCCAGATTCTCTCTTCCATCTCCAAG GCTCTCGCTTCCCGAAGAGCGTGGTTGCACGAAGCGGCCTCCTCAGTTCCGCAGTAA